From Micromonospora rifamycinica, a single genomic window includes:
- a CDS encoding class I adenylate-forming enzyme family protein, translating into MPAEHGPAARPPVPVGGRPPAGAGPARRAPGLPGPAVPKSAGDGRAGSGAAAGEPSGGAAAGGEVWPQPVLRLLATGGDRPVFEDGDRIVDATGMWALVRRIASGLRAAGVGPGTGVALRLGVTPEAFAAVIAAFAVGARVSGLRPELPPTPLERLLGSDDALLVDDARLAALVDTPDDGTPLVAAGRPTDIARITWTSGSTGNPKGCAQTYAAMSAAWAAYPDRWPPAIAALAPRLGRYLVFGSLSSQVMLEYGILTLAAGGTLVAARPPGFPGMITRHRATASVITVGKLHQLVRDQRAHPVDLSSLRALVVSGSPLTVSRLAEALDVLGPVVFHGYGQTETGMIAMVTPAELLARPATLASVGRAPAVVDLSIRDADGRPAAEGELYVRTPAQATAYWADPVETADVFTDGWVRTRDLARLDADGYLHLFGRVRDVIIVNANLVYAGPIERVLAVDPSVAEAYVVSRPDDVTGEAVHAYVVPAAGHEPDAERLRARVVAALGPAAAPKTVETIARVPVGPSGKPDKRALGAPGQS; encoded by the coding sequence ATGCCGGCTGAGCACGGCCCGGCCGCGCGTCCACCGGTGCCGGTCGGCGGGCGTCCGCCGGCCGGCGCCGGCCCGGCCCGACGGGCACCGGGGCTGCCCGGCCCGGCCGTCCCGAAGTCGGCGGGGGACGGCCGGGCCGGGTCCGGCGCGGCGGCCGGCGAGCCGTCCGGCGGGGCCGCCGCCGGTGGTGAGGTCTGGCCGCAGCCCGTGCTGCGGCTGCTCGCCACCGGCGGCGACCGGCCGGTGTTCGAGGACGGCGACCGGATCGTCGACGCGACCGGGATGTGGGCCCTGGTGCGGCGGATCGCGTCCGGGCTGCGCGCCGCCGGCGTCGGACCGGGCACCGGGGTGGCGCTGCGGCTCGGCGTCACCCCGGAGGCGTTCGCCGCCGTCATCGCGGCGTTCGCGGTGGGCGCCCGGGTGTCCGGGCTCCGGCCCGAGCTGCCCCCGACGCCCCTGGAGCGGCTGCTCGGCAGCGACGACGCGTTGCTCGTCGACGACGCCCGGCTCGCCGCGCTGGTGGACACCCCCGACGACGGCACCCCGCTGGTCGCCGCCGGCCGGCCCACCGACATCGCCCGGATCACCTGGACCAGCGGCAGCACCGGCAACCCCAAGGGCTGCGCCCAGACGTACGCGGCGATGAGCGCGGCCTGGGCGGCGTACCCGGACCGGTGGCCGCCGGCCATCGCCGCCCTCGCCCCCCGGCTGGGGCGCTACCTGGTCTTCGGCTCACTGAGCAGCCAGGTGATGCTGGAGTACGGCATCCTCACCCTCGCCGCGGGCGGCACCCTGGTCGCCGCCCGCCCGCCGGGCTTCCCCGGCATGATCACCCGGCACCGGGCGACCGCGAGCGTGATCACCGTCGGCAAGCTGCACCAGCTCGTCCGCGACCAGCGCGCCCATCCGGTCGACCTGAGCAGCCTGCGCGCCCTCGTCGTCTCCGGCTCCCCGCTGACCGTCTCCCGGCTCGCCGAGGCGCTCGACGTGCTCGGCCCGGTGGTGTTCCACGGCTACGGCCAGACCGAGACCGGCATGATCGCGATGGTGACCCCGGCCGAGCTGCTGGCCCGCCCGGCCACCCTCGCCTCGGTCGGCCGGGCGCCGGCCGTGGTCGACCTGTCGATCCGCGACGCCGACGGCCGACCCGCCGCCGAGGGCGAACTCTACGTACGGACCCCGGCGCAGGCGACCGCCTACTGGGCCGATCCGGTCGAGACGGCCGACGTGTTCACCGACGGCTGGGTACGCACCCGCGACCTGGCCCGGCTGGACGCCGACGGCTACCTGCACCTGTTCGGCCGGGTCCGGGACGTGATCATCGTCAACGCCAACCTGGTGTACGCCGGCCCGATCGAACGGGTCCTCGCCGTCGACCCCTCGGTCGCCGAGGCGTACGTCGTCAGCCGCCCGGACGACGTCACCGGCGAGGCGGTGCACGCGTACGTGGTGCCGGCCGCCGGTCACGAGCCGGACGCGGAACGGCTGCGCGCCCGGGTGGTGGCGGCCCTGGGACCGGCGGCGGCCCCGAAGACCGTGGAGACGATCGCCCGGGTTCCGGTCGGGCCGAGTGGCAAACCGGACAAGCGCGCCCTGGGGGCACCTGGCCAATCCTGA
- a CDS encoding ricin-type beta-trefoil lectin domain protein, whose translation MPLTTTSHRQRLERLVGAVRRRLSPLSGAARRRLSRLPGPPIVARIVAGVLALALAGLAGFAATTGFGTATAETVEGRAVPADQVPLIAQAALSCPTLTAPRLAGQLMAASGFEADARTDRGGSGVAGLTDELWKRWLPWPDAPRLDVAANIVALAHHMCDLVGQVARGEIDGDTWELALAAHHSGMPAVQADRGVPDAASGYVRTVVGYAEWYSRQPDFDTAGRTPTPAPPAPTAGSAPRPIPDEYLTAILAAGRTCPAVTPAKIAGQLMAASAFNPHLLGANGAQGIAQFLPTVWSRYATAGQSPWDAATAIATLGRTMCALTTDLGGLTADPYPLALAAFQWGPGIQAGGGPDLGMVDENAGRVLAYAAFYAQDPRLGGRPSSRPPLPAGTRGPVLALPTAAGTAAGVGSPHPSAAGPTRPAPAAAPSTPAAARPSTTPPPAAATGYRIRGYGGTCVHAPAAVDGQQLVISGCSSSVRQKWTLGGETVRMGSLCMDLADASSADGTRIQLATCNGGWAQRFWINGSGDLVNSAIGKCVDIRDWSTASGTGLQLWTCTGEANQKWTKVKA comes from the coding sequence GTGCCACTGACCACCACGTCCCACCGCCAGCGGCTGGAGCGACTCGTCGGCGCGGTACGGCGACGGCTGTCACCACTGTCCGGCGCGGCACGGCGACGGCTGTCCCGGCTGCCCGGTCCGCCGATCGTCGCGCGGATCGTCGCCGGGGTGCTGGCGCTGGCGCTCGCCGGCCTGGCCGGCTTCGCCGCCACCACCGGATTCGGCACCGCCACCGCCGAGACCGTGGAGGGTCGGGCGGTCCCCGCCGACCAGGTGCCGCTGATCGCTCAGGCCGCGCTCTCCTGCCCGACGCTCACCGCGCCGCGCCTGGCCGGTCAGCTCATGGCCGCCTCGGGATTCGAGGCCGACGCGCGCACCGACCGGGGTGGATCCGGGGTGGCCGGCCTGACCGACGAGCTGTGGAAGCGGTGGCTGCCCTGGCCCGACGCGCCCCGGCTGGACGTCGCGGCGAACATCGTCGCGCTCGCCCACCACATGTGCGACCTCGTCGGGCAGGTCGCGCGCGGCGAGATCGACGGCGACACCTGGGAACTGGCGCTCGCGGCCCACCACTCCGGGATGCCCGCCGTCCAGGCCGACCGGGGCGTCCCCGACGCGGCGTCCGGATACGTGCGGACCGTCGTCGGCTACGCCGAGTGGTACTCCCGGCAGCCCGACTTCGACACGGCGGGCCGGACACCCACCCCCGCCCCGCCCGCACCGACCGCCGGCAGCGCACCCCGCCCCATTCCCGACGAGTACCTGACGGCGATCCTCGCCGCCGGCCGGACCTGCCCGGCGGTCACCCCGGCCAAGATCGCCGGCCAACTCATGGCGGCATCGGCGTTCAACCCGCACCTGCTCGGCGCCAACGGTGCGCAGGGCATCGCCCAGTTCCTGCCCACCGTGTGGAGCCGCTACGCGACCGCCGGGCAGTCGCCGTGGGACGCCGCCACCGCGATCGCCACCCTCGGCCGGACGATGTGCGCCCTCACCACCGACCTGGGTGGACTCACCGCCGATCCGTACCCGCTCGCCCTGGCCGCCTTCCAGTGGGGTCCGGGGATCCAGGCCGGTGGCGGCCCGGACCTGGGCATGGTGGACGAGAACGCCGGCCGGGTGCTGGCCTACGCCGCCTTCTACGCCCAGGACCCCCGGCTCGGCGGTCGTCCGTCGTCCCGCCCCCCGCTGCCCGCCGGCACCCGGGGACCGGTGCTGGCACTGCCCACCGCCGCCGGCACCGCCGCAGGCGTCGGCTCGCCCCACCCGAGCGCCGCCGGCCCGACCAGGCCCGCCCCGGCGGCCGCTCCGTCCACGCCGGCCGCCGCCCGCCCGTCCACCACGCCGCCGCCGGCGGCAGCGACCGGCTACCGGATCCGGGGATACGGCGGCACCTGCGTGCACGCCCCCGCCGCCGTCGACGGCCAGCAGCTGGTGATCTCGGGGTGCAGCAGCTCGGTCCGGCAGAAGTGGACCCTCGGCGGCGAGACCGTCCGGATGGGTTCGCTCTGCATGGACCTGGCCGACGCCTCCTCCGCCGACGGCACCCGGATCCAGCTGGCGACCTGCAACGGCGGTTGGGCGCAGCGGTTCTGGATCAACGGTTCCGGGGACCTGGTCAACTCGGCCATCGGCAAGTGCGTCGACATCCGGGACTGGTCCACCGCCAGCGGCACCGGCCTGCAACTGTGGACGTGCACCGGCGAGGCCAACCAGAAGTGGACGAAGGTGAAGGCGTAG